In a genomic window of Vigna angularis cultivar LongXiaoDou No.4 chromosome 6, ASM1680809v1, whole genome shotgun sequence:
- the LOC108342773 gene encoding probable N-acetyltransferase HLS1-like — translation MVDRTRNKILIREYNEDKDVKMVRKLERNSEIGAKKVVSIFTNMMGDPLSRIRFFPLRVMLVAELLESRELVGVVRGVIKNVGTLSGSLLKMGYILGLRVSPSYRRKGVALRLIAAVEEWMVRNGAEYAFLATEKDNDASKNLFTVKCNYVNLSSLVVFVQPISSMTKHISRDIKIEKVDIDLAISLYRRTLKTKDLYPLDMDVILKEKLSIGTWVSYYKREGWLNLRSKVDNEEDLISSETSNSWVIFSIWNTCEAYKFQVRRSQLVRFLLTTLNQARERVFPCLKMSVSNSLCRSFGFLFLYGIYGQGENLGELMESMWRFTSRVGEGMKDCKVFITELGFGDPLANHVPQTDSISCIDDLWYTKRLSTHVDENTDEILMRQVGNVFVDPRDF, via the exons ATGGTTGACCGTACAAGGAACAAGATTCTTATAAGAGAATATAACGAAGATAAAGATGTTAAAATGGTGAGAAAACTAGAGAGGAACTCTGAGATTGGAGCTAAAAAGGTGGTCTCCATTTTTACCAACATGATGGGTGACCCTTTATCTAGGATTAGGTTTTTCCCTCTTCGTGTAATGCTG GTAGCTGAGCTTCTCGAGAGCAGGGAACTTGTTGGAGTGGTTAGAGGAGTCATTAAGAATGTAGGAACTCTTTCTGGATCACTCTTGAAGATGGGTTACATCCTAGGCCTCAGAGTCTCTCCTTCTTACAG GAGAAAAGGGGTTGCACTAAGACTTATCGCTGCAGTTGAAGAATGGATGGTGAGAAATGGAGCTGAGTATGCATTCCTAGCCACTGAAAAGGATAATGATGCTTCTAAAAACCTATTCACTGTCAAATGCAATTATGTGAACCTTAGCTCACTTGTCGTATTCGTCCAACCAATTAGTTCCATGACAAAGCATATTTCCAGGGATATAAAAATAGAGAAAGTGGACATAGATCTAGCAATTTCGTTATACAGAAGAACCTTGAAAACAAAAGATTTGTATCCACTAGATATGGACGTTATTCTGAAGGAGAAACTCAGCATAGGCACGTGGGTAAGTTATTATAAGAGAGAGGGCTGGCTCAATTTGCGAAGCAAGGTAGATAATGAAGAAGATCTCATTAGCAGTGAAACTTCAAACTCATGGGTGATTTTTAGTATTTGGAACACTTGTGAAGCTTACAAGTTTCAAGTTAGAAGGTCTCAACTAGTAAGGTTTCTTCTTACAACCTTAAATCAGGCAAGAGAGAGAGTTTTCCCTTGTCTCAAGATGTCGGTGAGTAACTCACTTTGTAGATCCTttggttttctctttctttatggAATCTATGGGCAGGGAGAAAACCTTGGAGAGCTCATGGAATCCATGTGGAGATTCACATCAAGAGTGGGAGAAGGAATGAAGGACTGTAAGGTGTTTATAACTGAGTTAGGGTTTGGTGATCCACTTGCCAACCATGTTCCTCAAACAGATTCCATCTCGTGTATCGATGATCTATGGTACACAAAGAGACTTTCAACCCACGTTGATGAAAACACTGATGAAATATTGATGAGACAAGTGGGAAATGTGTTTGTTGACCCTAGAGATTTTTAG